The Cucurbita pepo subsp. pepo cultivar mu-cu-16 chromosome LG15, ASM280686v2, whole genome shotgun sequence genome contains the following window.
CTTTAGCAGTCTCGTTGCCTCTGTCTAGTAGTTGAATTTTGAATCCACTGTTTACTAAAGCTAATAAACGTTAAGGTTGACTCTGTTTCAGTGTCCAAATTGTTCTGGTTAATGCCATTTACTTAGATAATGCACCGctcgtagatattgtcctctttaaccCCATCCTAGTAATGCACCgcttgtagatattgtcctctttgagtttttcctttcgggcttcctctcaaggtttttaaaacgcgtctgctacagagaggtttccagacccttataaagaatatgggatcttacaatccacctccttcggggcccagtgtccttactgacactcgttcccttctccaatcgacgtgggacccccaatccaccccgaGTCTgataaggagaggtttccacacccttataaagaatgtttcgttctcctctccaaccgatatgggatctcacaatccacccccctttggggcccagtatcctcgttggcactcgttcccttctccaatggatgtgggaccccccaatccacccccttcgaggcctaacatccttgctagcacaccgcctcgtgtccaccccccttcggggctcagcctccttgctaacacatcgcccgatgtctagtcctgataccatttgtggaAGTCCAAACCtatcgctaatagatattgtcctctttggactttcccttaaggtttttagaaCACGTTTgataaggagagatttcctcgcccttataaagaatgtttcgttctcctctccaaccgatgtgggatctccccGCTTTCAAACTTACTAATTGTTCTTAAACTGTCCTTAATCTTAAAATTGTTTAGAGAAGTGATTGTTTGATTTGTACTCAGAAAGACCATCCTGGATATATTATAACATGAAGATGCATAAAGGTTACATGATCTTGTATGATATTTTGAGGAATTCTTAGACATAGAGGCCTAAATTCCAAACTTATAACTTGCCAAAATATTCAAGATATTACTGCTTGGGCTTTCTAGTTTAGCAACTCAGGTGTTCGGTTTTCTTTGCAAATACATCctggagaaagaaaaactaaattcTGGGAAacaatctctctttttttacAGAATGAAATCATCTTATCATCCCTTAAAAAGTCTGGAAAAGTTGCTGTGATGGCTtcagaagaagatgatgagcCAGTTTGGATTAGAGATGATGGTCCATTTGTGGTGGTAACAGATCCGCTCGATGGTTCTCGAAACATCGATGCATCGATACCTACTGGCACAATTTTCGGGGTTTATAAACGTCTTGTTGAACTTGATAACTTACCGAGAGAAGAGAAGGCCGTGCTTAATTCTCTACAGAGTGGAACTAAACTTTTGGCAGCTGGATATGTTCTCTACTCATCAGCTACAATACTCTGTGCCAGCTTTGGTTCTGGGACACATGCATTTACACTGGACCATTCTACTGGGGACTTCATTCTTACTCATCCTCATATCAAAATCCCTCCTCGAGGTAACGTGTCAAGTTCCATGGTTCgaaatataacataatattGATATGACGGTTAGAAACCACGACCTCCATAATGGAAtggtccactttgagcataagctctcgtagctttacttttgattttcccAAAAGGATTCGTATCagtagagatgtattccttacttataaacttataaCTCATGATcgtccccttaattagccaatatagactccctcccaacaatcatGGTTAACTGCCAATATACTTGAGCAGTGTTGAAATAAGGAGAATTAGAATGGTCTTTTGTTGTGGGGTCTCCATATATTGCATTCTTTTTACCATATGATTCGTCTTCTTTTAGTCCAAAAAATGATTCGAGTTAGAACCCCTTTTGCTTCAACTTGCTTTTCTATTGATAATTCATTGACTTGGTGATTCATTTTCTGTTACTTATCGGGGTTGGGGAATGATGTTGTAGACCTCTacgtgtaacggcccaagttcactgctagcagatattgtcctgtttgaaattttcttttcgagctttccctcaaagtttttaaaacgtgtctgctagaaaaaggtttctacacccttataaaaaaggtttctacacccttataaaaaaggTTTCGTCTTCCTCTAGGATCTCACACTACACTACGTgtaaatgtcaaatatttggACATCATTAGATAAGGAGTTTGTTAATGTTAATAGAATGATTGTACTTAAAAGTCGATTGGAGAACTTTTAGGCTAGCAGATTTTTGGATTATTAGAATGTAACAGTCcgagtccaccgctagcagatattgtcctctttaggcttttctgtttgggcttcccttcaaggtttttaaaacgtgtctgctaagaagaggtttccacacccttataaagaatgttagTTCTCCTCCtcgaccgatgtgggatctcacatatatttatttcctattctattattgaattataatcATTCAAGAGACAACATGGGGATCTTTGGACCTTGTTTCAActgctttctttttcttttttcttcaggGCAAATATATTCCGTAAACGATGCGAGATATTTTGATTGGCCGGAAGGATTGCGGCGATATATCGACACAATCAGACAGGGAAAAGgcaaaagtccaaagaagtaCTCCGCCCGTTACATATGTTCTCTGGTTGCCGATCTCCATCGAACTTTATTGTACGGCGGAGTGGCAATGAATCCAAGAGACCATCTTCGTCTAGTATATGAGGCGAACCCTCTTAGCCTCCTTGTCGAGCAAGCCGGAGGCCGAGGCTCAGATGGTAAAAACCGAATTCTTTCAATGCAGCCGGGTAAGCTGCATCAAAGGCTGCCTTTGTTCATGGGGAGTTTGGAGGACATGGAGGAGCTTGAAAGCTATGGAGATGTACAGCAGAAAGTGAATCCTGGTTATGAAGTTTGAATGACGTTTCAGATGTTAGAATCAAGCTTCAAAAAGGTCAGTCAGTCTCTAgattttgtgttcttcatcACTTATATTCCAGTGTCTTTGCATATGCTTTACTTGAAGGtgtatatagatatatatatatataaactgtAGAATATTAACAGTAACTTCTGAGAGCATGTGAATTATAGTTACTTGCATGATAATATTGACTTCAAATGAATATTGATATACATGTGATATACAAATATTGTCTCGATACACgtaaaatatatacaatattTCGTACCTAtacaatttataatataaactatatttgatatattattgATGCTGATACACgtaaaatatatacaatattTCGTACCTAtacaatttataatataaactatatttgatatattattgATGCATTTGATAAACGAAATGATATACGAAACATAAACATATGAAAatagtataattaaaaaacacaaatataatggtatatatatatttctattcaTTACAATTTTACTTATAATTATACCttccaatattttaattacaaaagcaaaataaatgatttttagtTACATTTATGTTTTTCCTCACATTCGAATACTAGATTTTTAGACCGCTCATACTTTTAGTCGTCGCATAAATCGATTGATCCGAAATTGTGTAGACATGAGAATTTTGTAGCCTCATGACAATGTATTTATGACAATTATGCAGCTGAATAGAATGGTAATCGGGTGTATGTTGTTTGGCTGAAACAATTGTGTAAACTGAACTGAAATTGTCCAAAAAGTCATTGCAAAGATATTGTTGCAAGTTTTACAGAAGATAGGTTAGAATTTACTTTACCAAAGATGTTAGTCTGAAGGTGTCATCCTACCGTTCGTGAGGTCGGGCCAAGGAACCTGTTGTCGTAAATGTACTACGACACTGGAGTTGATGGTTAGCTCTTAACTGACATCGTAGCAAAAATTCAATCgttcaaaaatatctcaaaGAATTTGGAAGTTTTCAATTATGGTTCAGAAAAATACCCTTTTCTCACTTTCTCCCTAAAATTTAACAGTGATCGTTTTTTTTCCCATCATCAAAATGAATACAGATATCCATGACTAAACTTTTATTCTCCAAACCACCGTCATTTCAACTTTCAAGTATACTATATTCCTAACTACACGTATAAATGTCGAGAAAAGAGTCAACCATAACGTCGAGGTTTCACCTGTGCTCGTGCTCATGGAGATTGCAGATGTTGCACTCTCTTAGTGGTTGGCTAACCATCAACGCTTCTCAGGCGGGCAATTAAGTCATCCTGCACcaggttggttggttggtcaAAGAATTCTCAAACACACCATGATCAATAAAGCTTGGAACTTGGAAAATGTTCGAGTAATTTTGCAAAATATCACTCCAAACCAATTTTGATGATATGAAAATTgcatttaaaagtataaaattaaaacaataacTCGATTTGAAAGGGAGTGATCTTAAACAACGTTTTAACTATTTCAGTCTTACTTATTTAACTAGATTAAttacaatataatatatacttgCCTTCCTTCCTTTCAGCGAAAGGCCTTTGGCCTTGAGAAGGGCACGCAGCCTCTCTACGGTCAAACTCTGTAGATCCTTACTCGGTGTTGCACTGCTTGATGCTCCTGGATGCATCATAGCCACTATAATCATCACATTTGGAACACAATTCTAATGAGACTATAAActgatatgtttttttaaaaagcaaaaaatagTCGAAAGATATCATCCCTTGAATGGCTTTCTGTTAGAAATCACatatctccacaatggtatgatattgtccactttgagcataagctctcgtggctttgcttttgggcttcccccaaAAGGCaccataccaatggagatatatttcttacttgtaaacacatgatcattccctacttagtcaatgtgagactccctcccaacaatcctcccatcgaacaaagtacaccatagagtctCCCCTGAGATCTATGTAGCCCTCGAATAATTTTCAGATATATCATGTTGGACATATTTCTAGACGTTAATCACCAGAGGTATGATATGCTGGGTTCTTGGGGTGGGACCTTTTCTCTTTAATATGTAGAACAACCATTATCTATAAAACGGGAAAAGTATCACTACCTATATATTATAGGTACAGAACTTTTTACATGTGGTGGATAATGGTTCTACATGTTAAAGAGAACAAGTCCCCACCCGGCTAGGGGAaatttctcttgttctttcaCTCAGGAGGAGTCAGCACATAGGTATCACCTTTTTTCTCTAAATACAATTAATATAGGAGTCCAGGAAAGCACCTGATCTATATAATgcttaagaaaaaaaaaatgttgggatgTCGAGATAATTCGGGAGGGGGGTTTAGGAGGAGGTTTAATACTTTTGTTTGGGCATCAGTCACTAGACTATTCCGTAATTATGACATTGGTCTTGTTCTTTTATGTAGGAGTCCTTTTTGTAGTTAGCATCCGaccgtgttttttttttttttttttttttttttttttttNTTcttaccaaatatatataactcttatgaaaaatattgggatTACAtgggaaaataattttaggtaaataaaaaagacaCAAAAGCAGGATTTAGTTAGCTCTCGTGAAGAACATCTACAACGAGTAATGAGTCAGTCAACCAGGCGCTACTTACTTTCTGAACACGATCGACCACAACATACCTTTGGTTGAACGTACTTGTACGGCCCTCTTTGCTCTGCTATCTGAAATTTTTTCACCAGCCCTGGAAATATCAGGGTAGCATAACTAAGACTCAATACTATGTAGATACCAAAACCAAATTATGTATTAAGCACATGTGAAGAAACGCCAATCCATTGTTTGTTTCCAATGCCACATAAGAAAATGCAACAAATCCAACAGTTTCAACTAAAAATGACCAACTAGCAACCTAAAAAGATcatccttttattttcaaagaaGGATGGCGGTACCTCTTTCGAGAAGACTCGGCTGCAGCTACTCCCTTTCCATCCTTTGAACTGGAATTTTTAAGCATTAAAGATCTAATAAGTATATTCTGCTGGTTTGTCTTTATTTCTTGATCCTCTGGATGCAAAATGGGTGTAAGGATTTACCACGTTTTGCTGTGTTCATAATAGGTAACTTGGCAAAATAAATATAGCTCTTGCAAAAAGGAATATAGCTGCATCAGCAAGAACGATTCGAGGACACAGTTGTACAGCCTATAGAACCGATCTTGTTCAAATAAGGTCATGAATTAGCGATAACTATTCAGTAGGATCATTATTTAAGATGAATCTCAGATCTCATGCCTGATAATGTGACTGTAACATCCACAAATACTTGTTGGTTTCTCCGCGTACGTTCATAAAATctataaattaacaaatcaGCAACCCTAActataagaaacaaatttccAGTTCCAAAGTTCGTAGCGCTCTGCACAAGCACTATGATTATCcttgttattttcttcctcaatTCTTGTGTACATCAAATATCTGATGAATAATGGTTCGTTCTTAAATACTTATGTGTTGCGTTATGGTATGTCTACAGGCTTATGTACTTAAATTGTTACATTATGTTTAGTAAAACGAATATTTGGAGAAATAAAAGATAACCTGGGGGTGAGGTATCATGAAGGCAGATATAGACTCGCATACTTCCCTGCACGAACATATTGAAAAACATATCGTTTCAATATAGATATGAACCACAATAAATACACACAAATGACTAGAAAGTACCAAAGGTAAAAAgaacaaggaaaagaaagaaagttgattTTTAGGCAATGATAACACAAAAAATACCTTTATACCATAATGTGGTTATAAATCTTCCAACATAATGGCACGCATACATCCTACAGTTGAGACTAGATCGAAAACGAACTCAAGAACTCAAACACTCTAATCACCAAAATGCATTATAACAAAACCTAGCCATGGATAGATTCAAAACTTCTTAAGTTCTTATACCTGTAAACAACTGATCCTTGATCACTAACATTATGGAAGCCTAAGAAATGGCATTAGGCAACCCAACAGCATCCCTTAAAAGCACGAGAGAAGCTTAAAGcaatgttttataatttaaaacgtAGATAAATTCAACTCACTCCTGAACGTGCGAACAGACTCAAATGCAACACAAAATTGTATAATATCCGTGGCTTCAGGTCAAAATGATCGATTAAACTATACAT
Protein-coding sequences here:
- the LOC111811144 gene encoding fructose-1,6-bisphosphatase, cytosolic — translated: MQSTSILPFNPPLSFPPNLPRFAPIIRHFPSPSKLRLPISMASSPSGLAVGSRTETISSRAAFDGLYTLTDFVGKDGIGLGDDLVLLLTHIQYACKRIAALVASPFSSDLQNPAGLVVGGGVAVGAERDAPKPLDIVSNEIILSSLKKSGKVAVMASEEDDEPVWIRDDGPFVVVTDPLDGSRNIDASIPTGTIFGVYKRLVELDNLPREEKAVLNSLQSGTKLLAAGYVLYSSATILCASFGSGTHAFTLDHSTGDFILTHPHIKIPPRGQIYSVNDARYFDWPEGLRRYIDTIRQGKGKSPKKYSARYICSLVADLHRTLLYGGVAMNPRDHLRLVYEANPLSLLVEQAGGRGSDGKNRILSMQPGKLHQRLPLFMGSLEDMEELESYGDVQQKVNPGYEV
- the LOC111811137 gene encoding uncharacterized protein LOC111811137 isoform X2 — encoded protein: MASSASSSAPGASKFLGDLPSHGYFSSTVPSSNPGSMRVYICLHDTSPPEDQEIKTNQQNILIRSLMLKNSSSKDGKGVAAAESSRKRAGEKISDSRAKRAVQVRSTKGASSSATPSKDLQSLTVERLRALLKAKGLSLKGRKDDLIARLRSVDG
- the LOC111811137 gene encoding uncharacterized protein LOC111811137 isoform X1 — translated: MASSASSSAPGASKFLGDLPSHGYFSSTVPSSNPGSMRVYICLHDTSPPEDQEIKTNQQNILIRSLMLKNSSSKDGKGVAAAESSRKRAGEKISDSRAKRAVQVRSTKVAMMHPGASSSATPSKDLQSLTVERLRALLKAKGLSLKGRKDDLIARLRSVDG